A stretch of Janibacter endophyticus DNA encodes these proteins:
- a CDS encoding SNF2-related protein, whose amino-acid sequence MGAKVVPRDGFTDYQAKYYAHELQRSYASDHVGKLAGLLFDAQVEPKPHQIDAALFALQTPFLKGVILADEVGLGKTIEAGIVISQYWAERKRSILIVAPSSLRQQWQQELHEKFLIPSSLLDAKTKDRLLGAGRSPEVLICSYEFAQRHELSLLRAWDVVVADEAHRLRNFWNGKAKVANAVAHIVDGAHKTVLLTATPLQNKLEELYGLVSVFDPNYFYSLDAFRERYIKNRESAAFDDLSDRVAQVSKRTLRRDADKYIRFTERLPLTVGFEPSRDEQRLYELVNDYLQREEVYAFSKSTRHLSALIIRKRLGSSTYAIASTLERVAGRLEREVEEGKRWTNTGSFMVDADLTDEEEEELDEEPKSGFTALDPRDIEPMKDEVRELREYAALARAITVNQKAVQLNHALDLGFERLRELGAPQKAIIFTDSTVTQDYIARSLTEAGWGEGLLLFNGRNDSPQATAIYQKWLERNKGSDVVTGVLAADRRKALVDYFREEGTIMIATEAASEGINLQFCSMVVNYDLPWNPQRVEQRIGRAHRFGQQHNVVVVNFSNKGNLAEQRILELLEDKFHLFKGVFGASDEVLGSIEDGLDFEKTISDILNRCKTAGDIEVAFNQLEKQFEGEISKEMASAKAKVFDNLDPNVQDRLKSYDAQSGEVLNRFEQLLLAVTKYQLDSVATFEGDGRQFELHTAPIPDAKTGRYFFKSQPQEHAHQYRFASPLAEYVVATSKDADTPARELTFSLGKSQRASTAIKALQGKSGQLVSKVVTFRMKAGTEDISESYALAGLLTDDGEWLDHEYVADLMDLACTEVSDPIDMIDESAFEQHLDAQREVFEKEVQARNARYYDQQEELLYRNTLDRKAESEGLIRDYRQKEKESRKAARQTDDPMEQLRHKKEARRWAQKAEDEDDRARGERIKLREEIDKYLDLIEQSLKGKRETEDLFNILWRITA is encoded by the coding sequence GTGGGTGCGAAGGTCGTACCTCGTGACGGATTCACGGACTATCAAGCGAAGTACTACGCCCACGAACTCCAGCGCAGCTACGCCAGCGATCACGTCGGCAAACTCGCCGGCCTCCTCTTCGACGCTCAGGTCGAGCCCAAGCCGCACCAGATTGACGCGGCGCTCTTCGCGCTCCAGACCCCGTTCCTTAAGGGCGTCATCCTCGCTGACGAGGTCGGCCTCGGAAAGACGATCGAGGCGGGCATCGTCATTAGCCAGTACTGGGCTGAGCGCAAGCGCAGCATCCTGATCGTCGCGCCGTCCAGCCTGCGCCAGCAGTGGCAGCAGGAGCTCCACGAGAAGTTCCTCATCCCGAGCTCGCTCCTCGATGCCAAGACGAAAGACCGCCTGCTCGGTGCGGGCCGATCACCCGAGGTGCTGATCTGCTCCTACGAGTTCGCGCAGCGTCACGAGCTGTCGCTACTGCGCGCGTGGGACGTCGTCGTCGCCGACGAAGCGCACCGGTTGCGCAACTTTTGGAACGGCAAGGCGAAGGTCGCCAACGCCGTCGCCCACATCGTCGATGGCGCGCACAAGACCGTTCTGCTCACCGCGACTCCGCTCCAGAACAAGCTCGAGGAGCTCTACGGCCTGGTCTCAGTCTTCGACCCCAACTACTTCTATTCGCTGGACGCCTTCCGCGAGCGCTACATCAAGAACCGGGAGTCGGCAGCCTTCGACGACCTCAGCGACCGCGTCGCGCAGGTCAGCAAGCGAACGCTCCGCCGCGACGCCGACAAGTACATCCGGTTCACCGAGCGTCTCCCACTCACTGTGGGATTCGAGCCGTCTCGCGACGAGCAGCGCCTGTACGAGTTGGTCAACGACTACCTCCAGCGCGAGGAGGTCTACGCCTTCTCGAAGTCCACACGCCACCTCAGCGCCCTGATCATCCGCAAGCGCCTCGGCTCCTCGACGTACGCCATCGCGAGCACGCTCGAACGCGTTGCGGGCCGGCTGGAGCGAGAAGTCGAGGAGGGCAAGCGGTGGACCAACACGGGCAGCTTCATGGTCGACGCCGACCTCACCGACGAGGAAGAGGAAGAGCTCGACGAGGAGCCGAAGTCCGGATTCACGGCCCTCGACCCGCGTGATATCGAGCCCATGAAGGATGAGGTCCGTGAGCTGCGCGAGTACGCCGCGCTGGCCCGGGCGATCACGGTCAACCAAAAGGCCGTCCAGCTCAATCACGCGCTTGACCTCGGCTTCGAGCGCCTGCGCGAGTTGGGAGCGCCTCAGAAGGCCATCATCTTCACCGACTCCACGGTGACTCAGGACTACATCGCCCGTTCGCTGACCGAGGCCGGATGGGGCGAGGGACTGCTCCTGTTCAACGGCCGGAACGACTCGCCGCAGGCCACAGCGATCTATCAGAAGTGGCTCGAACGCAACAAGGGAAGCGACGTCGTCACCGGTGTCCTGGCTGCCGACCGTCGCAAGGCTCTCGTGGACTACTTCCGCGAGGAGGGCACAATCATGATCGCCACTGAGGCAGCCTCGGAGGGCATTAACCTGCAGTTTTGCTCCATGGTCGTCAACTACGACCTGCCCTGGAACCCGCAGCGCGTTGAGCAGCGCATCGGACGCGCCCACCGCTTCGGCCAACAGCACAACGTCGTCGTCGTGAACTTCTCCAACAAGGGCAACCTTGCCGAGCAGCGCATCCTCGAGCTGCTGGAGGACAAGTTCCACCTCTTCAAGGGCGTCTTCGGCGCCAGCGACGAGGTGCTCGGCTCGATCGAGGACGGCCTTGACTTCGAGAAGACGATTAGCGACATCCTCAACCGCTGCAAGACCGCTGGCGACATCGAGGTCGCCTTCAACCAGCTGGAGAAGCAGTTCGAAGGCGAGATCTCGAAGGAGATGGCCAGCGCCAAGGCCAAGGTCTTCGACAACCTCGACCCCAACGTCCAGGACCGCCTCAAGTCGTATGATGCGCAGTCCGGCGAGGTGCTCAACCGCTTCGAGCAGCTCCTGCTGGCGGTCACCAAGTACCAGCTCGACAGCGTCGCCACCTTCGAGGGAGACGGCCGCCAGTTCGAGCTCCACACGGCCCCGATCCCAGACGCCAAGACCGGCCGCTACTTCTTCAAGTCGCAGCCGCAGGAACACGCTCACCAGTACCGCTTCGCCAGCCCCCTGGCCGAGTACGTCGTTGCCACCTCGAAGGACGCGGACACGCCTGCGCGTGAGCTGACGTTCAGCCTCGGCAAGTCCCAGCGGGCCAGCACCGCGATCAAGGCGTTGCAGGGCAAGAGCGGGCAGCTCGTGAGCAAGGTCGTCACGTTCCGCATGAAGGCCGGCACCGAGGACATCTCTGAGTCGTACGCGCTCGCGGGGCTCCTGACCGACGACGGCGAGTGGCTCGACCACGAATACGTCGCTGACTTGATGGACCTCGCCTGCACAGAAGTGTCGGACCCGATTGACATGATCGACGAGTCGGCCTTCGAGCAGCATCTGGACGCCCAGCGAGAGGTGTTCGAGAAGGAAGTGCAGGCACGCAACGCTCGCTACTACGACCAGCAGGAGGAGCTGCTCTACCGGAACACGCTCGACCGCAAGGCAGAGTCCGAAGGGCTGATCCGCGACTACCGCCAGAAGGAGAAGGAGAGCCGGAAGGCGGCGCGACAGACCGACGACCCGATGGAGCAACTGCGACACAAGAAGGAAGCCAGGCGCTGGGCACAGAAGGCCGAAGACGAGGACGACCGCGCGCGAGGCGAGCGGATCAAGCTCCGGGAAGAGATCGACAAGTACCTCGACCTGATCGAGCAGTCGCTCAAGGGCAAGCGCGAGACCGAAGACCTGTTCAACATCCTATGGAGAATCACTGCATGA
- a CDS encoding site-specific DNA-methyltransferase, producing MNDEIHEIPSATPHLRTELARQLQELVPEAIADGKVDVTKLTELLADDVADSSERFGLFWPGKKRALRAAQEPTTATLRPMKDQSKDWDTTKNVFIEGDNLEVLKILQKHYHGKIKMIYIDPPYNTGKDFVYPDNYKEGLETYLEWTKQVNEEGKKVSTNSESEGRYHSNWLNMMYPRLKLARNLLTQDGVIFISIDDNEIDNLVKVCNEVFGEGNHLASFIWKSKSGGANDSGEVAVDHEYIVCFSRSKTDNALGLDPDAVATTSYNNEDERGKYALERLDKQNLQYSSSMDYDLVGPDGQVYKLSHRDPARPNAIWRWSKDKVQNNMDQLVFKDGNVYTKNYQKPGGKPRSLFVDDRFGRTRTGSTEVRELLGGSYFDNPKPTKLLKTLVAIGTTPDSIVLDFFAGSGSSAHSVMAVNAKDGGARRFIAVQLPEPTDDADAKRAGFDTIADISRKRIDAAGEQVKAELAGQAVDVGFRAFALVDTNFSKWRVSSDVDADKLQQHLLELRDSAEDDATADSLLAELLLKQGYSLTEESAEQDIAGLTVQAVGGGLLLAYLDEHTKPSLDQLRAVVDEEPARFVILEDAFHGDDELKTNLAQLCKSKGVELWTA from the coding sequence ATGAACGACGAGATCCACGAGATCCCCAGCGCCACCCCCCACCTGCGGACCGAGCTGGCGCGCCAGCTGCAGGAGCTGGTGCCCGAGGCGATCGCGGACGGCAAGGTCGACGTCACCAAGCTGACCGAGCTCCTCGCCGACGACGTCGCCGACAGCAGCGAGCGGTTCGGCCTGTTCTGGCCGGGCAAGAAGCGCGCGCTCCGCGCCGCCCAGGAGCCCACCACAGCGACCTTGCGCCCGATGAAGGACCAGAGCAAGGACTGGGACACGACCAAGAACGTCTTCATCGAGGGCGACAACCTGGAAGTGCTCAAGATCCTGCAGAAGCATTACCACGGCAAGATCAAGATGATCTACATCGATCCTCCGTACAACACAGGCAAGGACTTCGTGTACCCCGACAACTACAAGGAGGGGCTGGAGACCTATCTCGAGTGGACCAAGCAGGTCAACGAAGAGGGCAAGAAGGTCTCAACCAACAGCGAGTCCGAGGGGCGCTACCACTCGAACTGGCTGAACATGATGTATCCGCGCCTCAAGCTGGCCCGGAACCTGCTGACGCAGGATGGCGTCATCTTCATCTCGATCGATGACAACGAGATCGACAACCTCGTGAAGGTCTGTAACGAGGTCTTCGGTGAGGGCAACCACCTCGCGTCCTTCATCTGGAAGAGCAAGAGCGGCGGCGCCAATGACAGCGGCGAGGTGGCTGTCGATCACGAATACATCGTGTGTTTTTCTCGCTCGAAGACCGACAACGCGCTCGGCCTCGATCCCGATGCGGTGGCGACAACCTCGTACAACAATGAGGACGAGCGCGGGAAATACGCCCTCGAACGCCTAGACAAGCAAAACCTTCAGTACTCCAGCTCGATGGACTACGACCTTGTGGGTCCGGACGGGCAGGTCTACAAGCTTTCGCATCGCGATCCCGCTCGCCCGAATGCCATCTGGCGCTGGTCCAAGGACAAGGTCCAGAACAACATGGACCAGCTCGTCTTCAAAGACGGGAACGTCTACACGAAGAACTACCAGAAGCCGGGCGGCAAGCCGCGCTCGTTGTTCGTCGACGACCGCTTTGGCCGTACGCGGACTGGAAGCACCGAAGTCCGGGAGTTGCTCGGCGGCAGCTACTTCGATAACCCGAAGCCGACCAAGCTTCTGAAGACCTTGGTCGCGATTGGCACGACGCCCGACTCGATCGTGTTGGACTTCTTTGCCGGGTCGGGCTCCAGTGCGCACTCAGTCATGGCAGTGAACGCTAAGGACGGTGGCGCCCGCCGGTTCATCGCAGTCCAGTTGCCCGAGCCGACGGACGATGCCGATGCGAAGCGGGCTGGCTTCGACACCATTGCTGACATCTCGCGTAAGCGCATCGACGCGGCAGGCGAACAGGTGAAGGCGGAACTGGCCGGCCAGGCGGTCGATGTTGGATTCCGGGCTTTCGCCCTGGTCGACACCAATTTCTCGAAGTGGCGGGTGTCGAGCGACGTCGATGCCGACAAGCTTCAGCAGCACCTCCTTGAGCTCCGCGACAGCGCGGAGGATGACGCGACCGCTGACTCGCTGCTCGCCGAACTGCTGCTGAAGCAGGGCTACTCCCTCACGGAGGAGTCGGCGGAACAGGACATCGCAGGCCTCACCGTTCAAGCTGTTGGAGGCGGCCTGCTGCTTGCGTACCTCGACGAGCACACGAAGCCCTCGCTCGACCAGCTCCGCGCGGTCGTGGATGAGGAGCCCGCGCGATTCGTAATCCTCGAGGACGCGTTCCACGGTGACGACGAACTGAAGACCAACCTCGCTCAGCTCTGTAAGAGCAAGGGCGTGGAGCTCTGGACTGCCTGA
- a CDS encoding restriction endonuclease translates to MEFKFDAKQQYQLDAIGSLVQLFDGQPKDAEAVLTTLRTKGTLNGAQDQTSLDLDLSQEVGAVGNNLVLDEATILQNLQAVQDKNGLEVLGALAGDALDFDIEMETGTGKTYVYLRTIFELAKTYNFTKFVILVPSVAIKEGVTTSIKLMHQHFRGLYPAQPFDYSVYSGKFADEVQGFATSTNVQIMVMTIDAIRGNANTRIIHQARNQLGGFRAIDYLKATRPVVIMDEPQNMESQLSQSSIGELDPIATLRFSATHRKQRNVVYRLDPVDAHDHGLVKQIVVAEVAQQGSDATPYIKVVEVKRDPWEAKLELAVRGADGSLTRRVVKAKRDQELSNLTNNPAYEGWWITELSIEPQFVELNKHGMLQQGEEIGGNSDSIYREMIRETIKEHFRKQTMLASKGIKVLSLFFIDKVENFLGDGFNNIDANGQFVQWFDELFREERAKSPQWQELFPQDPAELRRGYFSVLKAKRGGTDTFQDTSGSTKADDDAYDLIMRDKARLLDQAEPVRFIFSHSALREGWDNPNVFQICTLREMGAEVERRQTIGRGLRLPVDQTGERVADRSVAQLTVIANESYVAFAKSLQTEYEKSGVEIGRVRLQEFSKIALYQEHIEPDGPEYFGYERSKTLYEALESSGMIKDGKVTAAYHPTQLGFDLKQHIPDFFWPYEDTIIEYIGRSSIERYVKPQSKRKARKLNKELFANPEFEEFWRAISARTTYRVSVERDRLIEATVKAIKEAPAIQPLRIQVTRAGVKILRGGTKATETGQRSASLQGAYDLPDIITELQEATSLTRKTIIDILLDSERLPEFIGNPNDFIQMVKGRLQAVLAEIVTEGIQYEKIGGYVYELRELQKDGQEEKDRFLDQMYKLQNPEKSDFDYVVYDSEPERQFAELLDGRSDIKLFMKLPGKFKIDTPVGPYNPDWAIIKHEDGADRIYMIRETKSTDDEVKRRPTENAKIKAATKHFAAIGVGDYAVSTPANWRV, encoded by the coding sequence ATGGAGTTCAAGTTCGACGCCAAGCAGCAATACCAGCTCGACGCGATCGGGTCGCTGGTGCAGCTCTTCGACGGCCAGCCCAAAGACGCGGAAGCGGTCCTGACTACGCTGCGTACGAAGGGCACGCTGAACGGAGCCCAGGATCAGACCAGTCTCGATCTCGATCTCTCGCAGGAGGTCGGAGCGGTGGGCAACAACCTCGTTCTCGACGAGGCGACCATCTTGCAGAACCTGCAGGCTGTCCAGGACAAGAACGGCTTGGAGGTTCTCGGGGCTCTCGCGGGAGATGCCCTCGATTTCGACATCGAGATGGAGACCGGCACCGGCAAAACGTACGTCTACCTGCGGACGATCTTCGAGCTGGCCAAGACGTACAACTTCACCAAGTTCGTCATTCTTGTGCCGAGCGTCGCGATCAAGGAAGGCGTCACCACCAGCATCAAGTTGATGCACCAGCACTTCCGTGGCCTGTATCCCGCGCAGCCATTCGATTACTCGGTTTATTCGGGAAAGTTCGCAGATGAGGTTCAAGGTTTCGCGACCAGCACGAACGTTCAGATCATGGTTATGACAATTGACGCGATCCGCGGAAATGCTAATACGCGCATTATCCATCAGGCCCGAAACCAATTGGGAGGATTTCGCGCGATTGACTACCTTAAGGCGACTCGTCCGGTGGTCATCATGGATGAGCCGCAGAACATGGAGTCGCAGCTCTCGCAGTCCTCCATCGGGGAGCTCGACCCGATTGCCACGCTGCGGTTCTCTGCGACGCACCGCAAGCAGCGCAATGTCGTCTACCGGCTCGACCCGGTCGACGCCCACGACCACGGCCTCGTCAAGCAGATCGTCGTCGCAGAGGTCGCCCAGCAGGGCTCGGACGCCACGCCGTACATCAAGGTCGTCGAGGTCAAGCGCGACCCGTGGGAGGCCAAGCTCGAGCTGGCCGTACGCGGTGCCGATGGCTCTCTGACTCGCCGAGTCGTGAAGGCCAAGCGAGACCAGGAGCTGTCCAACCTCACCAACAATCCCGCCTACGAGGGTTGGTGGATCACCGAGCTGTCGATCGAGCCTCAGTTCGTGGAGCTCAACAAGCACGGCATGCTTCAGCAGGGCGAGGAGATCGGCGGCAACTCCGACTCGATCTACCGCGAGATGATCCGCGAGACGATCAAGGAGCACTTCCGCAAGCAGACGATGCTGGCGTCGAAGGGCATCAAGGTGCTCAGCCTGTTCTTCATCGACAAGGTCGAGAACTTCCTCGGCGACGGCTTCAACAACATCGACGCCAACGGCCAGTTCGTCCAGTGGTTCGACGAGCTGTTCCGCGAGGAGCGAGCCAAGTCGCCGCAATGGCAGGAACTCTTCCCGCAGGATCCCGCCGAGCTTCGACGCGGCTACTTCTCCGTTCTCAAGGCCAAGCGCGGCGGCACCGACACCTTCCAGGACACGTCAGGCAGCACCAAGGCCGACGACGACGCTTACGACCTGATCATGCGCGACAAGGCCCGCCTGCTCGACCAGGCGGAGCCCGTCCGCTTCATCTTCAGCCACTCCGCACTTCGTGAAGGCTGGGACAACCCGAACGTCTTCCAGATCTGCACGTTGCGCGAAATGGGTGCCGAGGTAGAGCGACGCCAGACCATCGGCCGTGGCCTCCGCCTGCCGGTTGACCAGACTGGCGAGCGCGTGGCAGACCGCAGCGTCGCCCAGCTGACCGTGATCGCCAACGAGTCCTACGTCGCGTTCGCCAAGTCGCTCCAGACCGAGTACGAGAAGTCGGGCGTCGAGATCGGTCGCGTGCGCCTGCAGGAGTTCTCCAAGATCGCCCTCTACCAAGAGCACATCGAGCCCGACGGCCCGGAGTACTTCGGCTACGAGCGCTCCAAGACTCTCTACGAGGCACTGGAGTCCTCGGGGATGATCAAGGACGGCAAGGTCACCGCTGCCTACCATCCGACGCAGCTCGGGTTCGACCTCAAGCAGCACATCCCGGACTTCTTCTGGCCGTACGAAGACACGATCATCGAGTACATCGGCCGCTCTAGCATCGAGCGGTACGTGAAGCCGCAGTCCAAGCGGAAGGCACGCAAGCTCAACAAGGAGCTCTTCGCGAACCCCGAGTTCGAAGAGTTCTGGCGCGCCATCTCAGCTCGCACGACGTACCGGGTTTCGGTCGAGCGTGACCGGCTCATTGAGGCGACCGTGAAGGCGATCAAGGAAGCGCCGGCCATCCAGCCGCTTCGCATCCAAGTGACCCGTGCCGGAGTCAAGATTCTTCGCGGTGGCACCAAGGCGACCGAGACCGGCCAGCGATCCGCATCTCTCCAGGGGGCCTACGACCTGCCCGACATCATCACCGAGCTGCAGGAAGCCACGTCGCTGACGCGAAAGACGATCATCGACATCCTTCTGGACAGCGAGCGCCTGCCCGAGTTCATCGGGAACCCCAATGACTTCATCCAGATGGTCAAGGGTCGGCTGCAGGCCGTGCTCGCAGAGATCGTCACCGAGGGCATCCAGTACGAAAAGATCGGCGGCTACGTCTATGAGCTGCGCGAGCTGCAGAAGGACGGTCAGGAGGAGAAGGACCGCTTCCTCGACCAGATGTACAAGCTGCAGAACCCGGAGAAGTCCGACTTCGACTACGTCGTCTACGACTCCGAGCCCGAGCGCCAGTTCGCCGAACTGCTCGACGGCCGCAGCGACATCAAGCTCTTCATGAAGCTCCCGGGCAAGTTCAAGATCGACACTCCCGTCGGCCCGTATAACCCGGACTGGGCGATCATCAAGCACGAGGACGGTGCCGACCGGATCTACATGATCCGCGAGACCAAGAGCACCGACGACGAGGTCAAGCGCCGCCCGACCGAGAACGCGAAGATCAAGGCAGCGACCAAGCACTTCGCCGCGATCGGTGTTGGCGACTACGCCGTCTCAACGCCCGCCAACTGGAGGGTTTGA
- a CDS encoding HD domain-containing protein: MTQPREIDWSTVKAAFDFALDEHVDQARKGTDIPYMAHLWGVASLVLEAGGATDDVVAALLHDTAEDQGGRETLARIETAFGAHVASMVEGLSDALPAKGEEKPPWDERKQAYVDHVADQPIDVLRVSAADKLQNLRSMIADHRAQGSSLWERFNQKDPRRHLWYLGALTSAYESRAVEDAGLDGLAAELRAGLTELERLVSSQVTTGSAPA, from the coding sequence ATGACCCAACCCCGTGAGATCGACTGGTCGACGGTCAAGGCCGCCTTCGACTTCGCCCTCGACGAGCACGTCGACCAGGCCCGCAAGGGCACCGACATCCCGTACATGGCGCACCTGTGGGGCGTCGCCTCGCTCGTCCTCGAGGCTGGCGGAGCGACCGACGACGTCGTCGCCGCGCTCTTGCACGACACCGCGGAGGACCAGGGCGGCCGAGAGACCCTCGCCCGCATCGAGACTGCCTTCGGCGCGCACGTGGCGAGCATGGTCGAGGGCCTCTCGGACGCTCTCCCGGCGAAGGGGGAGGAGAAGCCTCCGTGGGATGAGCGGAAGCAGGCCTACGTCGACCACGTGGCTGACCAGCCGATCGACGTCCTGCGGGTCAGCGCAGCGGACAAGCTGCAGAACCTGCGGTCGATGATCGCCGACCACCGCGCACAGGGTTCGTCGCTGTGGGAGCGCTTCAACCAGAAGGACCCCCGCCGGCACCTCTGGTACCTCGGTGCGCTGACCTCCGCCTACGAGTCGCGGGCGGTGGAGGACGCAGGGCTCGACGGGCTCGCCGCCGAGCTGCGTGCAGGCCTCACCGAGCTCGAGCGGCTCGTCAGCTCGCAGGTCACCACCGGATCGGCACCTGCATGA